In Selenomonas sp. TAMA-11512, a genomic segment contains:
- the recG gene encoding ATP-dependent DNA helicase RecG: MTTAKKGLQAPAKKPHAMEESLQNLKGVGSKKYEALTKLHLTTIYSLLTHYPRDYEDRRMVTPISDLVTDDRQSVLGTIIKLEERRTARRMTILTALIGDGTGYLRLTWFNQQFLKDKLTVGTRIYAVGKITPAYGGRGQLAMSPVADYAILSEGEEAETGILPIYPATAKLNQKFFRGLFAQLFEDGVDIPHLIPETIENKYRLLRREEAFHEVHFPEAYASLTLARERLAFEELYLIQCGLLLLRQKYLSERQGVRHLMDGELVQRVQAALPFQLTEDQARAVHEIKRDMEKALPMRRLLQGDVGSGKTVVALLALVKTVENGCQGALLAPTEILARQHYEKFAEILAPTEVRVELLVGGLGKKRREEIYQALSDGEIDLIVGTHALLQEGVRFASLGLVVTDEQHRFGVEQRAALEKKGGEYLRPDLLIMTATPIPRTMTLTVYGDLDVSRIEHLPPGRQAVRTYCRQQASRGKIYDFVESEIAQGRQAYVVCPLIETGEEDETETEREERRLSAAVDVYEELQKGKFRRRRVGLLHGRLPAKEKESVMRAFHRGEIDLLVTTTVVEVGVDVPNASIMVIEDAERFGLAQLHQLRGRIGRGAHRSYCILISESRGDTAKERLTLMETTTDGFKLAEEDLRLRGPGQFFGSMQHGLPDLKMANVLGDMDILLKARQAAQETMGNAALAKEAEKSLSLIYQEFFRRIQAV, translated from the coding sequence ATGACAACGGCAAAAAAAGGATTGCAGGCACCGGCGAAAAAGCCGCATGCCATGGAGGAGTCTCTGCAAAACCTCAAGGGAGTCGGATCCAAGAAGTATGAAGCGCTGACAAAGCTGCACCTCACGACGATTTACTCGCTGCTCACGCACTATCCGCGAGACTATGAGGATCGGCGCATGGTGACCCCGATCAGCGATCTCGTCACGGATGACAGACAGTCGGTGCTGGGGACAATCATCAAGCTGGAAGAGCGGCGCACCGCTCGCCGGATGACGATCCTCACGGCGCTGATCGGCGACGGCACCGGCTACCTGCGGCTGACATGGTTCAATCAGCAGTTTCTCAAAGACAAGCTGACGGTCGGCACCCGTATCTACGCTGTCGGGAAAATCACGCCCGCTTACGGCGGACGCGGACAGCTTGCCATGTCGCCTGTCGCGGACTACGCGATTCTCTCCGAAGGAGAGGAGGCGGAGACGGGAATCCTGCCCATTTATCCGGCGACGGCAAAGCTCAATCAAAAATTCTTCCGCGGACTCTTTGCGCAGCTTTTCGAAGATGGCGTGGACATACCGCATCTGATTCCCGAGACGATCGAAAATAAATATAGGCTTTTGCGGAGAGAAGAGGCATTTCATGAGGTGCATTTTCCGGAGGCGTATGCCTCACTCACATTGGCGCGCGAGAGACTGGCATTTGAAGAGCTCTATCTCATTCAGTGCGGACTCCTGCTGCTTCGGCAGAAATATCTCAGTGAGCGGCAAGGTGTGCGTCATCTGATGGACGGGGAGCTCGTCCAACGCGTGCAGGCTGCGCTCCCTTTTCAATTGACGGAAGATCAGGCAAGGGCCGTTCATGAGATCAAGAGAGATATGGAAAAGGCTCTGCCTATGCGTCGCCTGCTGCAGGGCGATGTGGGCTCCGGAAAAACGGTGGTGGCGCTTCTCGCTCTCGTGAAGACCGTCGAAAATGGCTGCCAGGGAGCGCTGCTGGCGCCTACGGAGATACTTGCAAGGCAGCATTACGAGAAGTTTGCGGAGATTTTGGCCCCGACAGAGGTGCGAGTCGAGCTTCTTGTCGGAGGGCTTGGGAAAAAGCGCAGAGAGGAAATTTATCAGGCGTTATCCGACGGAGAGATTGACCTGATCGTCGGGACCCACGCGCTGCTGCAGGAGGGGGTGCGCTTCGCCTCCTTGGGCCTCGTGGTCACGGACGAGCAGCATCGATTCGGTGTGGAGCAGAGAGCCGCGCTTGAGAAGAAAGGGGGCGAATACCTCCGGCCGGATCTTCTCATCATGACGGCAACGCCGATTCCGCGGACGATGACGCTGACCGTCTACGGCGATCTCGACGTGTCCCGCATAGAGCACTTACCGCCGGGGCGACAGGCGGTTCGGACGTATTGTCGGCAGCAAGCGTCCCGAGGGAAGATCTACGACTTTGTGGAGAGTGAGATAGCGCAGGGGCGGCAGGCGTATGTCGTATGTCCGCTGATTGAAACCGGCGAGGAAGACGAAACGGAAACAGAGCGGGAGGAACGGCGTCTTTCTGCCGCTGTCGATGTCTATGAGGAGCTTCAAAAGGGAAAGTTTCGCAGGCGGCGAGTCGGCCTTCTGCACGGCAGGCTTCCCGCAAAGGAAAAAGAGTCCGTCATGCGTGCTTTCCATCGAGGAGAGATCGATCTTCTTGTCACGACGACCGTTGTCGAGGTCGGGGTCGACGTACCCAATGCGAGCATCATGGTGATCGAGGACGCGGAGCGGTTCGGACTGGCACAGCTTCACCAGCTGCGCGGCCGCATCGGGCGCGGAGCCCATAGGTCATATTGCATTCTTATCTCCGAGAGCAGGGGGGATACGGCGAAAGAGAGACTGACCCTGATGGAGACGACAACGGACGGCTTCAAATTGGCGGAGGAGGACCTGCGCCTTCGCGGACCGGGGCAGTTTTTCGGGAGCATGCAGCACGGATTGCCGGATCTGAAGATGGCGAATGTCCTCGGTGATATGGATATCCTTTTAAAGGCACGGCAGGCGGCGCAGGAGACGATGGGGAATGCGGCGCTGGCGAAAGAGGCGGAGAAGAGCCTGTCTTTGATATATCAGGAATTTTTCCGGCGCATTCAGGCGGTGTAA
- a CDS encoding site-specific integrase, which translates to MPTKRKDGRYQSSVTIENPLTGEKVKKYIYGYSLKELEAERQRLLKGNIADYLCIETFHNFAEDFILMKRRDDKLEESTLAYYQCLLDRHILPNIPENMKISNIRPAVIKDILAKITGSRTRQAVYTLLNAIFKAAKFEQIAEHNPLDYIHKPKHEATPAAIVTPDIYRALLDEIQGTQTEHLFKFAWDSGLRRGEIVALRWSDFDAKSATVSVSKARKKSTQEYEGKTKSAYSVRTVTLSAAAVKNLLSWKVQLAETLLSKGTRLAEEDYIFRSLKDVTQPMTLTALTHIFASLKKRLGLPDDLRFHSFRHTHATLLAEQEIGVKKIQVRMGHASASFTMDRYVHNTAKMQDGISETMDKISEKYGR; encoded by the coding sequence GTGCCAACAAAAAGAAAAGACGGACGCTATCAATCCAGCGTGACCATCGAAAATCCCCTGACCGGGGAGAAAGTGAAGAAGTATATCTACGGCTACAGCTTGAAAGAACTGGAAGCCGAGCGGCAGCGACTCCTTAAAGGCAACATCGCCGATTATCTCTGTATCGAGACATTTCATAATTTCGCAGAAGATTTCATATTAATGAAGCGCCGAGATGACAAGTTAGAAGAATCGACGCTCGCATACTATCAATGCTTACTAGACAGACACATACTGCCGAACATCCCCGAAAATATGAAAATCAGCAACATCCGCCCGGCCGTCATCAAAGACATTTTAGCGAAAATCACGGGCAGTCGCACGAGACAAGCCGTCTATACACTTTTAAACGCCATCTTCAAGGCGGCAAAGTTTGAGCAGATCGCCGAGCACAATCCTCTTGACTACATCCACAAGCCGAAGCACGAGGCGACACCTGCCGCCATTGTGACGCCCGATATATACCGCGCATTGCTGGATGAAATACAAGGCACACAGACAGAGCACCTTTTTAAATTTGCGTGGGACAGCGGGCTGCGCCGTGGTGAGATCGTCGCCCTTCGATGGTCGGACTTCGATGCAAAGAGCGCAACTGTCAGCGTATCCAAGGCGCGGAAAAAGAGCACACAGGAATACGAGGGAAAAACAAAGAGCGCATACAGCGTCCGCACCGTGACACTCTCCGCCGCCGCCGTCAAAAACCTTCTCTCGTGGAAGGTGCAGCTTGCGGAGACGCTGCTATCTAAAGGCACTAGACTAGCTGAAGAAGATTATATTTTCCGCTCGTTGAAAGACGTCACACAGCCGATGACCTTGACCGCCTTGACGCACATCTTCGCAAGTCTGAAAAAGCGTCTCGGATTGCCCGACGATCTGCGCTTTCATTCCTTCCGACACACCCACGCGACACTACTTGCAGAGCAGGAAATCGGTGTAAAGAAGATACAAGTCCGGATGGGACATGCTTCCGCCTCCTTCACGATGGACAGATATGTTCACAACACCGCGAAAATGCAAGACGGTATTTCAGAGACGATGGACAAAATCTCCGAAAAATATGGCCGATAA